Proteins found in one Cellulomonas palmilytica genomic segment:
- a CDS encoding ABC transporter substrate-binding protein, with product MSRSTSSSRRRLAGIAAATAALLVLGACASSTSADPGSSSGVTAAPAAGDTLRLVLSRQLTNLHPHKGGSPDSQGAVAGSVYEALTRITPDNEVAPSLATEWTQVSDLQWEFTVRTDAVFSDGTPLTAQTIAWNFERLLDPEYEGTLGAPLRVYTKSVTAVDEDTVRFDLLAPALDLPGRLWNVYIVDKAFAESHNLDTESLGTGPYQVDDLDLENGVTLSLNPHYAGEKPAFEKVRYTVLASEAQRVAAIAANEADIVLNVEPLSLDQFADSPVYETVLGVGPQPLVLAVNEEKKGTPLADERVRQALNYATDKETIIEGLFKGAVEPLPGSVLFEPYQEENPDLEAYPFDLDKARALLAEAGYADGFELEVDVPSGTYVSADLASQAIASQWEQVGVKLTITQTPFPAWIERQYGDAQAGADLVYIMWGGQYRGGYQLFDPFTTDHIQSDVVSPEFDALVKQIQASTDVDEQGDLVRQATALYREQAHTIFLYPSPFTAVISRAVTWEQRPSRYLYAQEVGRA from the coding sequence GTGTCCCGATCCACGTCCTCGTCCCGTCGACGGCTCGCCGGCATCGCCGCGGCCACCGCCGCGCTGCTCGTCCTCGGGGCGTGCGCGTCGTCGACGAGCGCCGACCCCGGCTCGTCGTCGGGCGTCACCGCGGCGCCCGCCGCCGGCGACACGCTGCGCCTCGTGCTCAGCCGCCAGCTCACGAACCTCCACCCGCACAAGGGCGGCTCGCCCGACAGCCAGGGCGCCGTCGCGGGCTCGGTGTACGAGGCGCTCACGCGCATCACGCCGGACAACGAGGTCGCGCCCTCGCTCGCGACCGAGTGGACGCAGGTCAGCGACCTGCAGTGGGAGTTCACCGTGCGCACCGACGCGGTGTTCTCCGACGGCACCCCGCTGACCGCGCAGACGATCGCGTGGAACTTCGAGCGACTGCTCGACCCGGAGTACGAGGGCACGCTCGGCGCGCCGCTGCGCGTCTACACGAAGTCCGTCACGGCGGTCGACGAGGACACGGTCCGGTTCGACCTGCTGGCGCCCGCGCTCGACCTGCCCGGCCGGCTGTGGAACGTGTACATCGTCGACAAGGCGTTCGCCGAGTCGCACAACCTCGACACCGAGTCGCTCGGCACCGGGCCGTACCAGGTCGACGACCTCGACCTCGAGAACGGCGTGACGCTCTCGCTCAACCCGCACTACGCGGGCGAGAAGCCGGCGTTCGAGAAGGTGCGCTACACGGTCCTCGCGTCCGAGGCCCAGCGCGTGGCCGCGATCGCCGCGAACGAGGCGGACATCGTGCTGAACGTCGAGCCGCTGAGCCTCGACCAGTTCGCCGACTCGCCGGTCTACGAGACGGTGCTGGGCGTCGGACCGCAGCCGCTCGTCCTCGCCGTCAACGAGGAGAAGAAGGGCACGCCGCTCGCGGACGAGCGCGTGCGGCAGGCGCTCAACTACGCCACCGACAAGGAGACGATCATCGAGGGACTCTTCAAGGGGGCCGTCGAGCCGCTGCCCGGGTCGGTGCTGTTCGAGCCCTACCAGGAGGAGAACCCGGACCTCGAGGCGTACCCGTTCGACCTCGACAAGGCGCGCGCGCTGCTCGCCGAGGCGGGCTACGCCGACGGCTTCGAGCTCGAGGTCGACGTCCCGTCGGGCACGTACGTGTCGGCGGACCTCGCGTCGCAGGCGATCGCGTCGCAGTGGGAGCAGGTCGGCGTGAAGCTCACGATCACGCAGACGCCGTTCCCCGCGTGGATCGAGCGGCAGTACGGCGACGCGCAGGCCGGCGCGGACCTCGTCTACATCATGTGGGGCGGGCAGTACCGGGGCGGCTACCAGCTGTTCGACCCGTTCACGACCGACCACATCCAGAGCGACGTGGTCTCGCCGGAGTTCGACGCGCTCGTCAAGCAGATCCAGGCGTCGACCGACGTCGACGAGCAGGGCGACCTCGTGCGGCAGGCGACCGCGCTGTACCGCGAGCAGGCGCACACGATCTTCCTGTACCCGTCGCCGTTCACCGCGGTGATCTCCCGCGCGGTGACGTGGGAGCAGCGGCCGTCGCGCTACCTCTACGCGCAGGAGGTGGGGCGCGCATGA
- a CDS encoding alpha/beta hydrolase: MTATTSAASGTGVRAGTTSVPARRSVEHRIGTDHGTLAATFTPAADGVRSAVVLAHGFLSDRRANGRYDVLAEEYAALGHAVLRFDFSAFGESDGDVVDGDHLISDLHAVLDHVEALGLSDVLVHGHSLGSAVALRVAPGRTSVRTLVLTGALTGAGSGDAPYPFLTPEQVQDWYLDRDVHLPLTVPTHVRTHATVNRARPKVGACGTQEALLRAVRVPVLVVHGDQDSEQRLAATTAQGERWLPAHSHVEVIAGADHSFAAHLGQVAALAREWAQRWLPVPAAPAPPG; this comes from the coding sequence GTGACCGCGACGACGAGCGCGGCGTCCGGCACGGGCGTGCGCGCGGGGACGACGAGCGTGCCGGCCCGCCGCAGCGTCGAACACCGGATCGGCACGGACCACGGCACGCTCGCGGCGACGTTCACGCCCGCGGCGGACGGCGTGCGCTCGGCGGTGGTGCTCGCGCACGGGTTCCTCTCCGATCGCCGCGCGAACGGCCGGTACGACGTGCTGGCGGAGGAGTACGCGGCGCTCGGGCACGCAGTGCTGCGCTTCGACTTCTCGGCGTTCGGGGAGTCCGACGGCGACGTCGTCGACGGCGACCACCTGATCTCGGACCTGCACGCGGTGCTCGACCACGTCGAGGCGCTCGGCCTGTCGGACGTGCTGGTGCACGGCCACTCGCTGGGTTCGGCGGTCGCGCTGCGCGTCGCGCCGGGCCGGACGTCCGTGCGCACGCTCGTCCTGACAGGTGCGCTCACGGGTGCGGGCTCGGGCGACGCTCCCTACCCGTTCCTCACGCCGGAGCAGGTCCAGGACTGGTACCTCGACCGCGACGTTCACCTGCCGCTGACGGTGCCGACGCACGTGCGGACGCACGCCACGGTCAACCGCGCACGCCCGAAGGTCGGCGCGTGCGGGACGCAGGAGGCGCTGTTGCGCGCGGTGCGCGTGCCGGTGCTCGTCGTGCACGGCGACCAGGACAGCGAGCAGCGGCTCGCCGCGACGACCGCCCAGGGCGAGCGCTGGCTCCCGGCGCACTCGCACGTCGAGGTGATCGCGGGCGCGGACCACTCGTTCGCGGCCCACCTCGGCCAGGTCGCGGCGCTCGCCCGGGAGTGGGCGCAGCGGTGGCTGCCGGTGCCGGCGGCACCGGCACCGCCCGGGTAG
- a CDS encoding NtaA/DmoA family FMN-dependent monooxygenase (This protein belongs to a clade of FMN-dependent monooxygenases, within a broader family of flavin-dependent oxidoreductases, the luciferase-like monooxygenase (LMM) family, some of whose members use coenzyme F420 rather than FMN.) — MTERQLFLGAYLLFPSGHYAGAWRHPYSERDFNDRTLYQDIARTLERARFDLAFIPETVSYREGFARHGLSNGLKHDPAQLAAQVVAVTDHLGVGVTLSTSFNEPYNLARTLLSLDHLSGGRVAWNVIQSSGPANYANFPRAEQLGRTELYDRGDEFVEAVLALWRSWAPDALVADPETGVYADTTRITAPEYKGKYVEVRGPLNLPPSPQRHPVIIQAGDSPRGRDHGARWGDVIFAIERTPADLRAKKDDLRARAARQGRDPDALRLFAAVQPIIGETTEIARARRDALASYIAPEAGIEFFGMFSRLDLGDLDPGTPYAQVLEERATPEHLESRTIVQLDELLGARKRAVTLAEAAVTFSTSELTPQVVGTGREVAEQLADIFTSGAADGFLVTPTHFPGTFDEFGRAVVPHLQRLGVFRTEYEGTTLRSHLGLK; from the coding sequence ATGACCGAGCGACAGCTGTTCCTCGGCGCGTACCTGCTGTTCCCGAGCGGGCACTACGCCGGCGCCTGGCGCCACCCGTACTCCGAGCGCGACTTCAACGACCGCACGCTCTACCAGGACATCGCCCGCACCCTGGAGCGCGCGCGGTTCGACCTGGCGTTCATCCCGGAGACCGTGAGCTACCGCGAGGGCTTCGCGCGGCACGGCCTGAGCAACGGCCTCAAGCACGACCCGGCGCAGCTCGCCGCGCAGGTCGTCGCGGTGACCGACCACCTCGGCGTCGGCGTGACGCTCTCGACGAGCTTCAACGAGCCGTACAACCTCGCGCGCACGCTGCTCAGCCTGGACCACCTGTCGGGCGGGCGCGTCGCGTGGAACGTCATCCAGTCCAGCGGCCCTGCCAACTACGCGAACTTCCCGCGCGCGGAGCAGCTCGGGCGTACCGAGCTGTACGACCGCGGCGACGAGTTCGTCGAGGCCGTGCTCGCGCTGTGGCGCTCGTGGGCGCCGGACGCGCTCGTCGCGGACCCCGAGACCGGCGTGTACGCGGACACGACGAGGATCACCGCGCCCGAGTACAAGGGGAAGTACGTCGAGGTGCGCGGGCCGCTCAACCTGCCGCCGTCGCCGCAGCGGCACCCGGTGATCATCCAGGCGGGCGACTCGCCGCGCGGGCGCGACCACGGCGCGCGCTGGGGCGACGTGATCTTCGCGATCGAGCGCACGCCCGCCGACCTGCGCGCCAAGAAGGACGACCTGCGCGCCCGGGCGGCGCGGCAGGGCCGCGACCCCGACGCGCTGCGGCTGTTCGCCGCGGTCCAGCCGATCATCGGCGAGACGACGGAGATCGCCCGCGCCCGCCGCGACGCGCTCGCCTCGTACATCGCGCCCGAGGCGGGGATCGAGTTCTTCGGCATGTTCTCCCGGCTCGACCTGGGCGACCTGGACCCGGGAACGCCGTACGCGCAGGTCCTCGAGGAGCGGGCGACGCCCGAGCACCTCGAGTCGCGCACGATCGTGCAGCTCGACGAGCTGCTGGGCGCGCGCAAGCGCGCGGTGACGCTCGCGGAGGCCGCGGTGACGTTCTCGACGAGCGAGCTCACGCCGCAGGTCGTCGGCACGGGCCGGGAGGTCGCCGAGCAGCTCGCGGACATCTTCACCTCGGGTGCCGCGGACGGCTTCCTCGTCACGCCGACGCACTTCCCGGGGACGTTCGACGAGTTCGGCCGCGCCGTCGTGCCGCACCTGCAGCGCCTGGGCGTGTTCCGCACCGAGTACGAGGGCACGACGCTGCGCTCGCACCTGGGGCTGAAGTGA
- a CDS encoding LLM class flavin-dependent oxidoreductase: MSALHLAVELDGRGAHPGAHLVDTPPLTRTAWSDTAGSDDVGPERLRRAVAAAQDAGVTFVTFDDSLTPAPAGPALRVDAVTRAAFVAPVTSRIGLVPLVHPGVTEPFHVASQLASLDHASRGRAGWLVGSGDVPGARAALDRPVAAGDDLRDETADVARTLAALWDSWEDDAVVRDTATGRFVDRERLHKVDVTSGGSGATASPATRDVPDGVRAPFSVVGPLIVPRGPQGRPVVVARAGVLPGTAVDVALVGPGADDDARLTAASLAGDSWVARVAAQARADGAPLVVLDLAVVLDTADAGAPARAAELDAATAPLPGSAWASAARWSGSASGLVELLLTLRGVVDGVRVLPAVQDVDLAVLVRDVLPALRVARAVPTPRPGATLRDTLGLARPANQFARGA, translated from the coding sequence ATGAGCGCGCTGCACCTCGCGGTCGAGCTGGACGGCCGCGGCGCCCACCCGGGCGCGCACCTCGTCGACACGCCGCCCCTGACGCGCACCGCCTGGAGCGACACGGCGGGGTCCGACGACGTCGGGCCGGAGCGCCTGCGCCGTGCCGTGGCCGCCGCGCAGGACGCCGGCGTCACGTTCGTGACGTTCGACGACAGCCTGACGCCCGCCCCGGCGGGTCCCGCGCTGCGCGTCGACGCCGTGACGCGCGCCGCGTTCGTCGCGCCCGTGACGTCACGCATCGGCCTCGTGCCGCTCGTGCACCCGGGCGTGACCGAGCCGTTCCACGTCGCGAGCCAGCTCGCGTCGCTCGACCACGCGAGCCGTGGCCGGGCGGGCTGGCTCGTCGGCTCGGGCGACGTGCCCGGGGCGCGGGCGGCGCTCGACCGTCCCGTCGCCGCCGGCGACGACCTGCGCGACGAGACCGCCGACGTCGCGCGCACGCTCGCGGCGTTGTGGGACTCGTGGGAGGACGACGCGGTCGTCCGGGACACCGCGACGGGGCGCTTCGTCGACCGTGAGCGCCTGCACAAGGTCGACGTGACGTCGGGCGGCTCGGGCGCGACCGCGAGCCCCGCGACGCGCGACGTGCCGGACGGCGTGCGCGCGCCGTTCAGCGTCGTGGGGCCGCTCATCGTCCCGCGTGGCCCGCAGGGGCGTCCGGTCGTGGTCGCTCGCGCCGGCGTGCTGCCGGGTACGGCGGTCGACGTCGCGCTCGTCGGGCCGGGTGCCGACGACGACGCGCGGCTGACGGCCGCGTCGCTCGCGGGCGACTCGTGGGTCGCGCGCGTCGCGGCGCAGGCCCGCGCGGACGGTGCGCCGCTCGTCGTGCTCGACCTCGCGGTCGTGCTCGACACCGCCGACGCGGGCGCACCCGCTCGTGCGGCCGAGCTCGACGCCGCGACGGCGCCGCTGCCCGGTTCGGCGTGGGCCTCGGCGGCTCGCTGGAGCGGTTCCGCGTCCGGGCTCGTCGAGCTGCTGCTCACGCTGCGCGGCGTGGTCGACGGCGTGCGCGTGCTGCCCGCCGTGCAGGACGTCGACCTCGCCGTGCTCGTGCGCGACGTCCTGCCCGCGCTGCGCGTCGCCCGCGCCGTCCCGACGCCGCGCCCCGGCGCGACGCTGCGCGACACGCTCGGCCTGGCACGCCCCGCCAACCAGTTCGCCCGCGGCGCGTGA
- a CDS encoding LLM class flavin-dependent oxidoreductase — translation MSRGQLVLSLILGGVGGAWTRPDSRAEEAFSLGLARDIALEAERAKLHALFVADGVTLDRKQIGDRPYAHLEPLTLFSALAALTERIGFIATASTTYSHPYNLARQVASLDLISDGRAAWNVVTSSAGQENFGGGPLPDHTWRYGRAAEFVEVATALWDSWDDDAIVVDRERRVWAEQDRVHPIDHVGEHFTVAGPLNLPRTPQGRPVLVQAGSSQDGKELGTRYADVIFTAQQSLRGAREFYRDVKSRVAALGREPEHVLVLPGTSVVVGDTHDEAVATKRALDGRVDLAAGLLRLQRQLGGADLSGVGLDEVPPEHLLPDPATVNIRQSRAQVFRDLAVHEGWTLRRLIELEVGSSGHRQVVGTVGEVADELESWFHGDAADGFVLLPSSIPQGLHDVTRRLVPELRRRGIFRDEYEGTTLRDNLGLPRPAAVRGQHRPELVSA, via the coding sequence ATGAGCCGCGGCCAGCTCGTCCTGAGCCTCATCCTCGGAGGCGTCGGCGGCGCGTGGACCCGGCCGGACTCGCGCGCCGAGGAGGCGTTCTCGCTCGGCCTCGCACGCGACATCGCGCTCGAGGCGGAGCGGGCGAAGCTCCACGCGCTGTTCGTCGCCGACGGCGTCACGCTCGACCGCAAGCAGATCGGCGACCGCCCGTACGCGCACCTCGAGCCGCTCACGCTGTTCTCGGCGCTCGCGGCGCTCACCGAGCGCATCGGGTTCATCGCGACCGCGTCGACCACGTACTCGCACCCGTACAACCTCGCCCGGCAGGTCGCGTCGCTCGACCTCATCTCCGACGGCCGTGCGGCGTGGAACGTCGTCACCTCGTCGGCGGGCCAGGAGAACTTCGGCGGCGGCCCGCTGCCGGACCACACGTGGCGCTACGGGCGGGCCGCGGAGTTCGTCGAGGTCGCCACCGCGCTGTGGGACAGCTGGGACGACGACGCGATCGTCGTCGACCGCGAGCGGCGCGTGTGGGCGGAGCAGGACCGCGTGCACCCGATCGACCACGTGGGGGAGCACTTCACGGTCGCCGGGCCGCTGAACCTGCCGCGCACGCCGCAGGGCCGTCCCGTGCTGGTGCAGGCGGGGTCGTCGCAGGACGGCAAGGAGCTCGGCACCCGGTACGCCGACGTCATCTTCACGGCGCAGCAGTCGCTGCGCGGCGCCCGCGAGTTCTACCGGGACGTGAAGTCGCGCGTCGCGGCGCTCGGCCGGGAGCCGGAGCACGTGCTCGTCCTGCCCGGCACGAGCGTCGTCGTCGGCGACACGCACGACGAGGCGGTCGCGACCAAGCGCGCGCTCGACGGGCGCGTCGACCTGGCGGCGGGGCTCCTGCGGCTGCAGCGCCAGCTCGGCGGCGCGGACCTGTCGGGCGTCGGGCTCGACGAGGTGCCGCCCGAGCACCTGCTGCCCGACCCGGCGACGGTCAACATCCGCCAGTCCCGCGCGCAGGTGTTCCGCGACCTCGCGGTGCACGAGGGCTGGACGCTGCGCCGCCTCATCGAGCTCGAGGTCGGCTCGAGCGGCCACCGGCAGGTCGTCGGGACGGTGGGCGAGGTGGCCGACGAGCTCGAGTCGTGGTTCCACGGGGACGCGGCGGACGGGTTCGTCCTGCTGCCGTCGTCGATCCCGCAGGGACTGCACGACGTGACCCGACGGCTCGTGCCCGAGCTGCGCCGTCGCGGGATCTTCCGCGACGAGTACGAGGGCACGACCCTGCGCGACAACCTCGGCCTGCCGCGACCGGCAGCGGTCCGCGGACAGCACCGCCCCGAGCTCGTCTCCGCCTGA
- a CDS encoding aminotransferase-like domain-containing protein, translating into MTTVLDPAATSVGASLTTFTAALSRPRGFGDASLRRRRPGDIELLGGIPDDSALPVSELLASAQRVLSDERAGAGAFQYSQSAGLDELRAWIAAREGVAPERVIVTNGGFHGLSLSVLALIERGAPVAVDNPVFPLFLRALELSAGRAVPISVGPHGLDVDELEHHLRGGGRPAAVYTVPDFHNPSQGTLPSEQRVRLVELAERYGFVVLADNPYRELRFRGTDADQRVLSESDRVVHVNTFSKTLGPGLRLGWVVAAPELVEAFVRVRNRQDSHTSTLEQRLVIDLLTHDDTWFDRTLERARALYRERADVLAGALRERLGELVEVEDPEGGFFLWPRITLPGLDPARLAEASAERGATYQRGDFFSSSGRPEFTDRVRLAYGDRDVATLREFVARFGDAVDAVAAGTDR; encoded by the coding sequence AGCCGTCCCCGCGGGTTCGGCGACGCGAGCCTGCGCCGTCGTCGCCCCGGCGACATCGAGCTGCTGGGCGGCATCCCCGACGACTCCGCGCTGCCCGTGAGCGAGCTCCTCGCGTCCGCGCAGCGCGTGCTGTCCGACGAGCGCGCGGGCGCGGGCGCGTTCCAGTACTCGCAGTCCGCGGGTCTCGACGAGCTCCGCGCCTGGATCGCCGCGCGCGAGGGTGTCGCACCCGAGCGCGTGATCGTCACGAACGGCGGGTTCCACGGCCTGTCGCTGTCGGTCCTCGCGCTCATCGAGCGCGGCGCGCCCGTCGCCGTCGACAACCCCGTGTTCCCGCTGTTCCTGCGCGCGCTCGAGCTGTCCGCCGGCCGCGCCGTGCCGATCTCGGTCGGCCCGCACGGGCTCGACGTCGACGAGCTCGAGCACCACCTGCGCGGCGGCGGTCGTCCGGCGGCGGTCTACACCGTGCCGGACTTCCACAACCCGAGCCAGGGCACGCTGCCGAGCGAGCAGCGCGTGCGGCTCGTCGAGCTCGCCGAGCGGTACGGGTTCGTCGTGCTCGCGGACAACCCGTACCGCGAGCTGCGGTTCCGCGGCACGGACGCCGACCAGCGCGTGCTGTCCGAGTCCGACCGCGTGGTGCACGTCAACACGTTCTCCAAGACGCTCGGGCCCGGCCTGCGGCTCGGCTGGGTGGTCGCGGCGCCCGAGCTGGTCGAGGCGTTCGTGCGCGTGCGCAACCGGCAGGACTCGCACACGTCGACGCTCGAGCAGCGCCTCGTGATCGACCTGCTGACGCACGACGACACGTGGTTCGACCGCACGCTCGAGCGCGCCCGTGCGCTGTACCGCGAGCGCGCCGACGTCCTCGCCGGTGCGCTGCGCGAGCGGCTCGGCGAGCTCGTGGAGGTCGAGGACCCCGAGGGCGGGTTCTTCCTGTGGCCGCGGATCACGCTGCCGGGCCTGGACCCGGCGCGGCTCGCGGAGGCGTCCGCCGAGCGCGGTGCCACGTACCAGCGGGGCGACTTCTTCTCCTCGAGCGGTCGCCCTGAGTTCACCGACCGCGTGCGCCTGGCGTACGGCGACCGCGACGTCGCGACGCTGCGCGAGTTCGTCGCGCGGTTCGGCGACGCGGTCGACGCCGTCGCCGCGGGGACCGACCGATGA
- a CDS encoding NtaA/DmoA family FMN-dependent monooxygenase (This protein belongs to a clade of FMN-dependent monooxygenases, within a broader family of flavin-dependent oxidoreductases, the luciferase-like monooxygenase (LMM) family, some of whose members use coenzyme F420 rather than FMN.) translates to MSTATGPSSADYPRPHAHVHLGVFFQGVNHTTIWSDPASGSQIDFETFREVAQTAERGLFDAFFLGEGLRLREQNGLLHDLDVVGRPDAITQLSALAAVTRRIGLVATQNVTYNDPADLARRLASLDVLSGGRGAWNIVTTDNSWTGANFRRGGWLDHELRYVRAAEFVEAAQALWDAFDDEGAPVEVRYAGRTVELVATPTVPRSAQGHPVLFQAGDSPAGRDFAASHAEVIFSAHGTDHADALAFAHDVRRRTVAAGRPEDDVKILPGTQIILGATPDEAREKARWVKEQQVTPATALSLIGQVWGEDLSHLDPDGPLPEHDPVVKAIGETRGTPRPGRDAVAVARAWRERATEQGFSIRELVLDQERQRGFVGTPSSVADELAHWVRSGASDGFNLTPWVVPGGLDDVVDRLVPELQERGAYRTEYTGTTLREHLGLRAPVPHRRTLVTADA, encoded by the coding sequence GTGAGCACCGCCACCGGCCCCTCGTCGGCCGACTACCCCCGCCCCCACGCGCACGTCCACCTGGGCGTGTTCTTCCAGGGCGTCAACCACACCACCATCTGGTCCGACCCGGCGAGCGGGTCGCAGATCGACTTCGAGACGTTCCGCGAGGTCGCGCAGACCGCCGAGCGCGGGCTGTTCGACGCGTTCTTCCTCGGTGAGGGCCTGCGCCTGCGCGAGCAGAACGGCCTGCTGCACGACCTCGACGTCGTGGGTCGGCCCGACGCGATCACGCAGCTGTCCGCGCTCGCCGCCGTGACCCGACGCATCGGGCTCGTCGCGACGCAGAACGTCACGTACAACGACCCGGCCGACCTCGCGCGCCGCCTGGCGAGCCTCGACGTCCTGTCGGGCGGCCGCGGCGCGTGGAACATCGTCACGACCGACAACTCGTGGACGGGCGCGAACTTCCGCCGCGGCGGGTGGCTCGACCACGAGCTGCGGTACGTGCGCGCGGCCGAGTTCGTCGAGGCGGCCCAGGCGCTGTGGGACGCGTTCGACGACGAGGGCGCGCCCGTCGAGGTGCGCTACGCGGGCCGGACCGTCGAGCTCGTCGCGACGCCCACCGTGCCGCGCAGCGCGCAGGGACACCCGGTGCTGTTCCAGGCCGGCGACTCCCCCGCCGGCCGGGACTTCGCGGCGTCGCACGCCGAGGTGATCTTCTCGGCGCACGGCACGGACCACGCCGACGCGCTCGCGTTCGCGCACGACGTCCGCCGCCGCACGGTGGCCGCGGGACGCCCCGAGGACGACGTCAAGATCCTGCCCGGGACGCAGATCATCCTGGGCGCGACGCCCGACGAGGCCCGCGAGAAGGCGCGCTGGGTCAAGGAGCAGCAGGTCACGCCCGCGACCGCGCTGTCCCTGATCGGCCAGGTGTGGGGCGAGGACCTGTCCCACCTCGACCCCGACGGCCCGCTGCCGGAGCACGACCCGGTGGTCAAGGCGATCGGCGAGACGCGCGGCACGCCGCGACCCGGCCGGGACGCCGTGGCCGTCGCCCGCGCGTGGCGCGAGCGCGCGACCGAGCAGGGGTTCTCGATCCGTGAGCTCGTGCTCGACCAGGAGCGGCAGCGCGGGTTCGTCGGGACCCCGTCGTCGGTGGCCGACGAGCTCGCGCACTGGGTGCGCTCGGGCGCGAGCGACGGGTTCAACCTCACGCCGTGGGTCGTGCCCGGCGGGCTCGACGACGTCGTGGACCGGCTCGTGCCCGAGCTCCAGGAGCGCGGCGCGTACCGCACGGAGTACACCGGGACGACGCTGCGCGAGCACCTGGGCCTGCGCGCACCCGTCCCGCACCGCCGCACGCTCGTGACCGCCGACGCCTGA